A single Arachidicoccus sp. BS20 DNA region contains:
- a CDS encoding helix-turn-helix domain-containing protein, producing MMDNDLQYKIVKPDKSLADFVDSFWMLHNTSDNDRNIIGLPDGRIDLFLFKSPEEPFCIALIGAETQRYEQGLIQAGSLRFCISFKLLAIEYIFREPISDIRNNAKILPVGFWDFNENDLKDFERFVAKATQKIQSRLPHEIDERKRKLFEFIYASKGQITVKDLSEKVFWSARQINRYFNQQFGISLKMYCNILRFRASLNHIAEGKLFPEENFTDQNHFIKEIKKFSGVVPKELSKNKNDRFILLSSMKWKS from the coding sequence ATGATGGATAATGACTTGCAATACAAAATCGTTAAACCCGACAAATCACTTGCAGATTTTGTGGATAGTTTTTGGATGTTGCACAACACATCAGACAACGACAGAAACATAATAGGTTTACCTGATGGACGCATTGACTTATTTCTCTTCAAATCGCCCGAAGAACCTTTCTGCATCGCGCTTATAGGCGCAGAAACACAACGCTACGAACAAGGATTGATACAGGCAGGAAGTCTTCGATTCTGCATCAGTTTTAAACTACTCGCCATAGAATATATCTTTCGCGAACCTATTTCAGACATTCGCAATAATGCAAAAATTTTGCCTGTCGGGTTTTGGGATTTTAATGAAAATGATTTGAAAGATTTTGAACGGTTTGTGGCAAAAGCAACACAAAAAATTCAATCACGCTTGCCGCATGAAATTGATGAACGAAAAAGAAAATTGTTTGAATTTATCTACGCTTCAAAAGGACAAATAACCGTAAAAGATCTTTCGGAAAAAGTGTTTTGGAGTGCGCGGCAAATCAATCGATATTTCAATCAGCAATTCGGTATTTCGTTGAAAATGTATTGCAACATACTTCGCTTTCGTGCATCGTTAAACCACATCGCCGAAGGCAAACTTTTTCCGGAAGAAAATTTTACCGACCAAAACCATTTTATCAAAGAAATAAAAAAGTTTTCGGGCGTTGTGCCTAAAGAGTTGTCCAAAAACAAAAATGACCGTTTTATATTGTTATCGTCAATGAAGTGGAAAAGCTAA
- a CDS encoding sodium:solute symporter — translation MSGIDWIVMMLTLTVMLLYGVLVGRKQRNSQSYLKGDNQMRWYMVLFGVMATQASAITFIAEPGQAYTDGMRFVQYYFGMPLAMIVICVTFIPIFQKLNVYTAYEYLAQRFDKRTRVLTSLLFLLSRGLSTGISIYAPSIILSSILHWNIYLTNVLMGGILLIYTYIGGAKAVAHTQKWQFLIILATMSFAGFLVVKNMPHGTSFGDALYLAGKSGKLNVINTKFDLKDKYNIWSGLIGGFFLALSYFGTDQSQVGRYISAKDTTNSRMGLLLNGLVKIPMQFGILLIGALIFALFSMKPAPMTFNNDAWQALQKHSPKEAAMLETQHTQLEKQLQNESAVLLQQRHSGASAISKNEAIQSFRNTQAKLNALHTKTQTAINSASLTPEDNDTNYIFLYFVKNNLPVGLIGLLFAAIFLANWGSTSAALHSLAVSSLVDVQEQLSKEKPDETMRLKYGKLHTLLWGIFCILVAFLASKMGSLIEAVNVLGSIFYGTILGIFLVAFYIKKINTKVVFGSIILTQILVVVIYFLNIISFLWLNVIGAAAVVLFAIAGTALWRKQ, via the coding sequence ATGAGCGGTATAGACTGGATTGTAATGATGCTTACTTTGACCGTCATGCTTTTGTATGGCGTTTTAGTCGGGCGCAAGCAAAGAAACAGCCAATCATATTTGAAAGGCGATAACCAAATGCGTTGGTATATGGTGCTTTTCGGCGTAATGGCGACACAGGCAAGCGCTATTACTTTCATTGCCGAACCCGGACAGGCTTATACCGATGGAATGCGCTTTGTGCAATACTATTTCGGTATGCCGCTTGCGATGATTGTGATATGTGTTACGTTCATTCCCATTTTTCAAAAGCTCAATGTTTATACGGCTTACGAATATCTCGCACAACGTTTTGATAAGCGTACGCGCGTGCTTACATCATTGCTGTTTTTATTATCAAGAGGCTTATCCACAGGCATCAGCATATATGCGCCAAGCATTATTCTTTCCAGCATTTTGCACTGGAATATTTACCTGACGAATGTATTGATGGGCGGCATTTTATTAATCTATACCTACATTGGCGGAGCCAAAGCTGTAGCCCATACTCAGAAATGGCAATTTCTTATAATCCTTGCTACAATGAGCTTTGCAGGATTTTTGGTAGTGAAAAATATGCCGCATGGGACCAGCTTTGGCGATGCACTTTACCTCGCAGGTAAATCGGGAAAGCTGAATGTTATCAACACAAAATTTGACCTGAAAGACAAGTACAATATCTGGAGCGGATTGATTGGCGGATTCTTTTTGGCATTGTCATATTTTGGTACAGACCAAAGCCAGGTAGGCAGATATATTTCCGCAAAAGATACCACCAACAGCCGCATGGGATTACTGTTAAACGGATTGGTAAAAATACCGATGCAGTTTGGAATCCTGCTGATTGGCGCATTGATTTTTGCTTTGTTTTCGATGAAGCCCGCGCCTATGACTTTCAACAACGACGCATGGCAGGCATTACAAAAACATTCTCCGAAAGAAGCGGCAATGCTGGAAACGCAACACACGCAACTTGAAAAGCAATTGCAAAATGAAAGCGCTGTTTTGTTGCAACAAAGACATTCCGGCGCCAGTGCTATTTCTAAAAATGAAGCGATACAATCTTTCAGAAATACGCAGGCAAAACTCAATGCGCTGCATACAAAAACGCAAACAGCCATCAACAGCGCAAGCCTTACTCCCGAGGACAATGACACAAATTATATCTTTCTTTATTTTGTAAAAAACAATCTGCCGGTCGGCTTGATTGGCTTATTGTTTGCCGCCATTTTTTTAGCCAACTGGGGTTCGACTTCTGCGGCATTACATTCGCTCGCCGTTTCATCTTTAGTAGATGTACAGGAACAATTATCTAAAGAAAAACCCGACGAAACAATGCGGTTAAAATATGGAAAACTACACACTTTGCTTTGGGGAATCTTCTGCATACTCGTCGCATTTCTTGCATCAAAAATGGGCTCGCTGATAGAAGCCGTAAATGTGCTGGGTTCAATATTTTACGGAACAATTCTCGGTATTTTTCTTGTAGCTTTTTACATAAAAAAAATAAATACGAAAGTTGTTTTCGGCTCCATAATTCTTACACAGATATTGGTTGTTGTGATTTATTTTCTAAACATTATTTCTTTTTTGTGGCTGAATGTAATAGGTGCTGCGGCTGTGGTATTGTTTGCAATTGCAGGAACTGCTTTATGGCGAAAGCAATAA
- a CDS encoding PIG-L family deacetylase has protein sequence MRKKFYLVFIIILHIAFGYAQQIRPENSASIYRDIKILKHLPKVLYLAAHPDDENTGLLTWLVNGDNIETAYLSLNRGEGGQNLIGSEQGAALGLIRTHEMLDARALDGAKQFFSRVIDFGFSKNSRDTYSQWNVDSVTSDVVWIIRKFRPDVIICRFPPTAAAGHGQHAASAIAAAKAFDLADDKNAFPQQLKYVSVWQPKRLLWNTFNFGSINTTNENQFQLTIGQYNPELGMGYNELAGLSRSMHKSQGAGTPSIAGTHTEYFSLVKGAPVKNSLFDDIDSSWTSIGLPNIDEALNNIIDSFNLTRPDLSLPSLLRLRKQLLTQQSKPIVKDKLKLLNKIILSCAGFMGEAVTNHAQAVAGNEYPFRLDVIARSSLPITLESIQWLSNEQAVNKTLDNDILETFNRNITIPGNAHITQPYWLAASPETSVQFSVPSDTLIGLPEAPPELNALITLKIGGQIFPVKIPLSYKKLDPLKGDVVEQLRVVPAVDVSFEHPIYFLNNNDDALNMSLHFTVNDNNLPTGTLTFKSGNKILASYSNVALHSKDDILHFSIKKSALKNLNEQRINIKASYSVDGKTYAKEQHIISYPHIPTLQYFTPTKALALNADMKVTAKKIGYIPGAGDLIPQFLNEAGLDVNVLKASDILDSSKLSTYDAIVTGVRVVSVEKQFPTWFPMLMNYVKNGGTLVMQYNNLQDLTMNNFGPYPFSIANKRVTEEHSYVKLLHPESRLMNYPNKITEDDFKGWVQERGTYFAVDWDKHYTPLFEMHDTGEAPLQGSTIYTQYGKGYYIYTPLVFFRQLPAGNIGAIRLFFNFLSAGK, from the coding sequence ATGCGAAAAAAATTTTATCTCGTTTTTATTATCATTTTGCATATTGCGTTCGGTTATGCGCAACAAATAAGACCCGAAAATTCTGCAAGCATTTACCGCGATATAAAAATTTTAAAGCATCTTCCGAAAGTGCTGTATCTCGCGGCGCATCCCGACGACGAAAACACCGGCTTACTCACTTGGCTCGTGAATGGCGATAATATTGAAACGGCTTATCTGTCACTCAATCGCGGCGAAGGCGGGCAAAATTTAATCGGCAGCGAACAAGGTGCCGCGCTTGGTTTGATACGCACACACGAAATGCTGGATGCACGCGCGCTGGACGGCGCAAAGCAATTTTTTTCGCGCGTTATCGATTTCGGCTTTTCAAAAAACTCGCGCGATACTTATAGTCAATGGAACGTCGATAGCGTTACTTCCGATGTTGTTTGGATTATCAGAAAATTCCGTCCCGATGTAATCATTTGTCGCTTCCCGCCTACCGCCGCCGCCGGACACGGACAGCACGCGGCTTCCGCCATTGCTGCCGCAAAAGCGTTTGACCTTGCGGACGATAAAAATGCTTTTCCGCAACAACTGAAATATGTAAGCGTATGGCAACCGAAAAGATTGCTTTGGAATACATTTAATTTTGGCAGCATTAATACAACCAATGAAAATCAGTTTCAATTAACCATTGGTCAATATAATCCTGAACTCGGTATGGGGTACAATGAGCTTGCGGGCTTGAGCCGAAGTATGCACAAAAGCCAGGGCGCAGGCACACCGTCTATTGCCGGCACACACACCGAATATTTTTCTTTGGTAAAAGGCGCGCCCGTAAAAAATTCTTTGTTTGATGATATTGATTCTTCGTGGACAAGTATTGGTTTGCCAAACATTGATGAAGCTTTGAACAACATCATCGATTCATTTAATCTTACACGCCCGGATTTAAGTTTGCCTTCGCTGTTGCGCTTGCGCAAGCAATTATTAACGCAGCAAAGCAAGCCAATTGTAAAAGACAAGTTGAAGTTGTTGAATAAAATTATTTTGTCCTGCGCAGGCTTTATGGGTGAAGCTGTTACCAACCATGCGCAAGCTGTTGCCGGCAATGAATACCCTTTCAGGTTAGATGTGATTGCACGTTCATCCTTGCCTATAACGCTTGAAAGTATTCAATGGCTAAGCAATGAGCAAGCGGTAAACAAAACGTTGGACAATGATATATTGGAAACATTCAATCGTAATATTACGATACCAGGCAATGCCCACATCACGCAACCTTACTGGCTGGCTGCATCGCCCGAAACGTCTGTGCAGTTCAGTGTTCCAAGCGATACGCTTATCGGTTTGCCCGAAGCACCGCCTGAACTCAATGCGTTGATTACGTTGAAGATTGGCGGACAAATTTTTCCCGTAAAAATTCCATTGTCTTACAAAAAATTAGACCCGTTGAAGGGCGATGTTGTAGAACAATTGCGCGTAGTGCCTGCGGTTGATGTGAGCTTTGAACATCCGATTTATTTTTTGAATAATAATGACGATGCTTTAAACATGAGTCTTCATTTTACAGTGAATGATAATAATTTACCGACCGGCACTTTAACGTTCAAAAGCGGCAATAAAATATTGGCAAGTTATTCGAATGTTGCGCTTCATTCAAAAGATGATATTCTGCATTTTTCCATTAAAAAATCTGCATTAAAAAATTTAAACGAGCAGCGTATCAACATTAAAGCAAGCTATTCTGTGGATGGAAAAACTTATGCAAAAGAGCAGCATATAATTTCTTATCCGCACATACCCACGCTGCAATATTTCACGCCAACAAAGGCTTTGGCGCTGAATGCCGATATGAAAGTTACGGCAAAAAAAATAGGTTATATTCCAGGCGCGGGCGATTTGATTCCGCAATTTTTGAACGAAGCGGGCTTGGATGTGAATGTGCTGAAAGCCTCAGATATTTTGGATAGCAGCAAGCTCTCAACTTACGATGCCATTGTTACCGGCGTGCGCGTAGTAAGCGTTGAAAAGCAGTTCCCGACATGGTTTCCAATGCTGATGAATTATGTAAAAAACGGCGGAACGCTGGTAATGCAATACAATAATTTGCAGGATTTGACCATGAATAATTTTGGTCCTTATCCTTTTTCCATCGCCAACAAAAGGGTAACGGAAGAGCATTCGTATGTAAAGCTTTTGCATCCCGAATCAAGGCTAATGAACTATCCGAACAAAATTACCGAAGACGATTTCAAAGGCTGGGTGCAGGAACGCGGCACATATTTCGCGGTTGATTGGGACAAACATTACACGCCATTGTTTGAAATGCACGACACGGGCGAAGCGCCGTTGCAAGGTTCTACCATTTATACGCAATACGGCAAAGGCTATTACATTTATACGCCGTTGGTATTTTTCCGGCAGTTGCCCGCAGGCAATATCGGCGCAATAAGATTGTTCTTTAATTTTTTATCGGCAGGAAAATAA
- a CDS encoding 23S rRNA (pseudouridine(1915)-N(3))-methyltransferase RlmH: MKIILISVGKSHETYVRDGIEDFYKRLNKYFPAEWNIIAPLKNAASLSETELKSKEGEQIFSQLQQDDFLVLLDERGKQFSSPQLANFIQQRANESTKRLVFLIGGAFGVSNEIFKRAGYVWSLSNLVFPHMLVRLILTEQLYRACTILRNEKYHHV; encoded by the coding sequence ATGAAGATTATACTTATATCCGTTGGAAAGTCGCATGAAACCTATGTACGCGATGGTATTGAAGATTTTTACAAAAGGCTCAATAAATATTTCCCTGCAGAATGGAACATTATTGCGCCGCTGAAAAATGCAGCGTCTTTAAGCGAAACGGAATTAAAATCTAAAGAAGGGGAGCAGATTTTCTCCCAACTTCAGCAAGACGATTTTCTGGTGTTGCTGGATGAACGGGGCAAACAGTTTTCATCGCCGCAACTGGCAAATTTTATACAGCAGCGTGCCAACGAAAGCACAAAGCGGTTAGTGTTTTTAATCGGCGGTGCATTTGGTGTGAGCAACGAAATTTTTAAAAGAGCGGGTTATGTATGGAGCTTATCGAACCTTGTGTTTCCGCACATGTTGGTACGATTGATTTTAACGGAACAATTGTACCGGGCATGTACTATCTTGCGCAATGAAAAATATCATCATGTCTAA
- a CDS encoding rhomboid family intramembrane serine protease → MITLFIIIATCIVSFMAFSNGSIIDKLIFYPPAVSQERQWYRFFSCGLIHADFGHLIFNMYAFYSFGNFVEDTFGDMFGEPTGTILYLILYISALAVCLLPTYFQNRNNYAYRSLGASGAVSAIVFASIILNPTAGIGLIFIPGLSIPAFIFGIIYLAVSYWLDKRGGGNINHSAHLYGGLYGIIFLIIAGKIFSQYDVIAGFIFQVRSYLRM, encoded by the coding sequence ATGATTACTTTATTCATCATTATTGCAACTTGTATTGTATCGTTTATGGCTTTCAGCAACGGAAGCATTATTGATAAACTTATTTTTTATCCGCCGGCTGTGTCGCAGGAAAGACAATGGTATCGTTTTTTTTCCTGCGGACTGATACATGCCGATTTCGGGCATTTGATTTTTAACATGTATGCGTTTTATTCGTTCGGCAATTTTGTAGAAGATACATTCGGCGATATGTTTGGCGAGCCGACAGGTACAATTTTATACCTGATTTTATATATATCCGCATTGGCAGTTTGTTTATTACCTACATATTTTCAGAACAGGAATAATTATGCGTACAGAAGCCTTGGCGCTTCCGGCGCAGTTTCGGCAATTGTATTTGCAAGCATCATACTTAATCCTACTGCCGGCATCGGGCTGATATTTATTCCGGGTTTATCGATTCCGGCATTTATTTTCGGCATTATTTATTTGGCTGTTTCTTATTGGCTGGACAAGCGAGGCGGCGGCAATATCAACCATTCTGCGCATTTGTATGGCGGTTTGTACGGAATTATATTTCTGATTATTGCAGGAAAAATTTTTTCGCAATACGACGTAATTGCCGGATTTATTTTTCAGGTAAGAAGTTATTTACGAATGTAA
- a CDS encoding DUF4372 domain-containing protein, whose translation MSEIIKFTGQPILSQILNLISSSLINKAVRKHQSNRYYKKLPVRIHLISLLYGVFSYCNGLRELCEGMLACEGKLVHLGFDKAPARSTLSDANSKRSFLVFETIYTELLQQYHSFISDSRLRGLSIRNLKIIDSSTIQLCSANCFVA comes from the coding sequence ATGAGTGAAATTATAAAATTTACCGGACAGCCGATATTATCGCAGATATTAAATTTAATAAGCAGTTCTTTGATAAACAAAGCAGTCAGAAAACACCAGTCCAACCGGTACTACAAGAAATTACCGGTACGTATACATTTGATAAGCCTGCTGTATGGTGTATTCAGCTATTGCAACGGTTTGCGGGAGCTGTGCGAGGGGATGTTAGCCTGTGAAGGCAAGTTGGTTCACCTGGGTTTTGATAAAGCGCCTGCGCGCAGCACGCTGTCGGATGCCAACAGCAAAAGAAGTTTTCTGGTGTTCGAAACGATTTATACCGAATTGTTACAGCAATACCACAGTTTTATCTCGGACAGCCGGTTAAGGGGCTTGAGCATCCGTAATCTGAAAATAATTGACAGCAGCACTATTCAGTTGTGTTCAGCGAATTGCTTCGTGGCGTAG
- a CDS encoding IS4 family transposase — protein MFSELLRGVGRNTKDGSRKKGGIKVHTMMDAFSGVAEFVRMTAAREHDRKFLYELDLPANSWLVFDKAYNVYRQFLKWTEQKIWFVTRMKDNAVFHVTKVLVDRTKKKNAKGVLKEQYITIGVKTGNGQEQRLKLRRITFQTQDGKAYVFITNNFTLPASQIATIYKNRWMIELLFKQIKQNFPLRYFWGNSVNAIKMQVYCVLIAQLLMVVIRKKAATRKSFANMITVIRLHLMSYVSLLEFIKDTYKAWRKTHNASFAFTP, from the coding sequence GTGTTCAGCGAATTGCTTCGTGGCGTAGGGCGCAACACTAAAGACGGGAGCCGCAAGAAAGGCGGCATCAAAGTACACACAATGATGGATGCCTTTAGCGGAGTGGCTGAGTTTGTGCGTATGACCGCCGCCCGGGAGCATGACCGTAAGTTTCTGTACGAGTTGGATTTACCTGCCAACAGTTGGCTGGTGTTCGATAAAGCCTACAATGTGTATCGTCAGTTTTTGAAATGGACGGAACAGAAAATATGGTTTGTTACCAGGATGAAGGACAATGCTGTTTTTCACGTAACCAAAGTATTGGTGGACAGAACAAAGAAAAAAAATGCAAAAGGCGTGTTGAAAGAACAATACATCACCATCGGGGTAAAAACCGGCAATGGACAGGAACAACGGCTCAAGCTAAGGCGCATCACGTTCCAGACCCAGGATGGCAAGGCATATGTGTTCATTACCAACAATTTTACTTTACCGGCTTCGCAGATAGCCACGATATACAAAAACAGGTGGATGATAGAATTGTTGTTCAAGCAAATCAAGCAGAACTTTCCGTTGCGTTACTTTTGGGGCAATAGTGTGAATGCTATTAAAATGCAGGTATATTGCGTACTAATAGCACAACTGCTGATGGTGGTCATTAGGAAGAAAGCTGCAACCAGGAAATCTTTTGCCAACATGATCACCGTTATAAGATTGCACCTGATGAGCTATGTATCGTTGTTAGAGTTTATCAAAGACACGTATAAGGCATGGAGAAAAACACACAACGCTTCTTTTGCTTTTACACCATAG
- a CDS encoding SDR family oxidoreductase, which produces MKEQVNMNEEMIKTIPQLTNEETFNFNNELFGKIALVTGGTKGTGKAIAERLYNAGATVIITARNQPREANKNFHFIAADLSTAAGTKKVVDEVLTKYHRLDILVNNLGGSETPGGGFAALTDENWESTIQTNLLAPVRLDRGFLPQMLEHQSGVIIHIASIQARLPLYDSTLPYAAAKVALVNYSKSLSNEVSPKGVRVLTVSPGWIMTGSAKRMAERIAQSSNITTEQAVQSIMDALGGIPFGRPAKPEEIAELIGFLVSPRANYLTGTEYVIDGGTIPTI; this is translated from the coding sequence ATGAAAGAGCAAGTAAATATGAATGAAGAAATGATTAAAACAATTCCGCAACTTACAAATGAAGAAACATTCAATTTCAATAATGAATTGTTTGGCAAAATCGCTTTGGTTACAGGCGGCACAAAAGGCACGGGCAAAGCCATTGCGGAACGTTTATACAACGCAGGTGCAACGGTTATCATTACCGCAAGAAACCAGCCGCGGGAAGCAAACAAAAACTTTCATTTCATTGCTGCAGATTTAAGTACGGCAGCAGGAACGAAAAAAGTAGTTGATGAAGTATTGACAAAATATCATCGACTTGATATTTTGGTAAACAATCTCGGCGGCTCGGAAACGCCCGGCGGCGGATTTGCAGCTTTGACAGACGAAAATTGGGAATCGACTATACAAACAAATTTGCTTGCGCCTGTGCGTTTGGATAGAGGTTTTCTACCGCAAATGCTCGAACATCAAAGCGGCGTGATTATTCACATTGCATCCATCCAAGCGCGCTTGCCGTTGTACGATTCTACATTGCCGTATGCCGCAGCAAAAGTGGCTTTGGTCAATTACAGCAAGAGTTTGTCCAACGAAGTTTCGCCAAAAGGCGTTCGTGTTTTAACCGTTTCGCCGGGATGGATAATGACCGGTTCCGCGAAAAGAATGGCTGAACGAATTGCCCAAAGCTCGAATATCACAACGGAACAAGCGGTACAAAGCATTATGGATGCACTCGGCGGCATTCCTTTCGGAAGACCTGCAAAGCCCGAAGAAATCGCAGAGCTGATAGGCTTTCTTGTTTCGCCGAGAGCGAATTATTTAACAGGAACAGAATATGTAATTGACGGCGGAACGATACCGACGATTTAA
- a CDS encoding winged helix-turn-helix transcriptional regulator, translating to MYERKIPLNLNCGLDLIGEVLYGKWKIRLLWFINEGHKRPSELQRKIPDASRRVLNIQLKELEEHELISKTIYPQVPPKVEYFLTDFGNSLIPVIAVLGAWGDSNEERLRNVIMKRVNINGNRD from the coding sequence ATGTACGAAAGAAAAATTCCTCTGAATCTCAATTGCGGCCTGGATTTGATAGGCGAAGTTTTGTATGGTAAATGGAAAATTCGTTTGCTGTGGTTTATCAACGAAGGACATAAACGCCCGAGCGAATTGCAACGAAAAATTCCCGATGCTTCGCGCAGAGTACTGAATATTCAATTGAAAGAACTGGAAGAACATGAACTGATTTCTAAAACTATTTATCCGCAAGTGCCGCCGAAAGTAGAATATTTTTTAACGGATTTCGGCAATTCGTTAATTCCTGTTATTGCTGTGTTAGGAGCGTGGGGCGATAGTAATGAAGAGCGATTGAGAAATGTGATTATGAAACGTGTAAATATTAATGGGAATCGAGATTAA
- a CDS encoding type I restriction enzyme HsdR N-terminal domain-containing protein — MLSINFPKPDFKIKGNQGEEQIFDGIRKRWLRLTPEEWVRQNFIQYLIKEKKYPASLISVEKEIVLGEMKKRYDIVVYKDTQPWVIVECKEMNVQLNEKVLNQLLRYNATIVAPYLIITNGKQSFGWKIENGNFIEMDELPEW; from the coding sequence ATGCTATCCATCAATTTTCCCAAACCCGATTTTAAAATCAAAGGCAATCAAGGCGAAGAGCAAATCTTCGACGGCATCCGCAAACGCTGGCTGCGACTGACTCCTGAAGAATGGGTAAGGCAAAATTTTATTCAATATCTGATAAAAGAAAAAAAATATCCTGCGTCTTTAATTTCCGTTGAGAAAGAAATTGTGTTGGGCGAAATGAAAAAGCGTTACGATATTGTTGTCTATAAAGACACGCAGCCTTGGGTGATTGTGGAATGTAAGGAAATGAATGTTCAACTCAACGAGAAAGTGTTGAATCAATTATTGCGATACAATGCGACAATCGTTGCGCCGTATTTGATTATCACAAATGGAAAGCAAAGCTTCGGCTGGAAAATTGAGAACGGAAATTTTATTGAGATGGATGAGTTGCCTGAATGGTAA
- the ccsA gene encoding cytochrome c biogenesis protein CcsA, with amino-acid sequence MRSIYSRYKKSMRKTWWKILTVIILLYVGSYGFLVKVPSLDGRLQQSIRNTFFHVPMWIAMMVILSVSVIYAIKYLRSQNPKDDIYSLEFARTGLVFSFLGLFTGMIWAKYQWGAAWGNDPKQLGTAIAILIYCAYFVLRGSINDIDQRGKIGAVYNIFAFCMLFPTLYILPRMTESLHPGGLGSEGNPGLNPNDTSAALKAVMYPAFIGWTLLGVWIATLRVRYKLLLEKKLS; translated from the coding sequence TTGCGTTCGATTTATTCACGATACAAAAAGAGTATGCGAAAAACTTGGTGGAAGATTCTTACGGTCATTATTTTGTTGTACGTTGGTTCGTATGGCTTTTTGGTAAAAGTACCCTCGCTTGACGGGCGGCTGCAACAATCTATTCGCAATACGTTTTTTCACGTGCCTATGTGGATTGCTATGATGGTAATTCTCTCGGTTTCTGTAATTTATGCTATAAAATATCTGCGCTCGCAAAATCCCAAAGACGATATTTACTCATTAGAGTTTGCACGTACAGGTTTGGTGTTCAGTTTTCTCGGTTTGTTTACGGGAATGATTTGGGCAAAATACCAATGGGGCGCGGCTTGGGGAAACGACCCGAAACAATTGGGAACGGCTATCGCGATATTGATTTATTGTGCATACTTTGTATTGCGCGGCTCCATTAATGATATAGACCAACGCGGAAAAATAGGCGCGGTGTATAATATTTTTGCATTTTGTATGTTGTTCCCTACATTATATATTTTGCCGCGAATGACGGAAAGCCTGCATCCTGGCGGATTGGGCAGCGAAGGAAATCCGGGATTAAATCCGAATGATACTTCAGCTGCGTTAAAAGCTGTGATGTATCCTGCGTTCATCGGCTGGACATTGCTCGGTGTGTGGATTGCAACATTGCGTGTGCGTTATAAATTGTTGCTCGAAAAAAAATTATCTTAA
- a CDS encoding CcmD family protein, whose protein sequence is MKKKTGLAIVLCLLSIFSFAQQSGSTNTSTDFMNSNGKIYVVLAVVLVILIGLFLYLFNLDKKISKLEKESK, encoded by the coding sequence ATGAAAAAGAAAACAGGATTGGCAATTGTACTTTGTTTGTTAAGCATTTTTTCTTTTGCTCAACAATCTGGCAGTACGAATACTTCCACCGATTTTATGAACAGCAACGGCAAAATATATGTGGTGCTTGCAGTTGTGTTGGTTATCTTAATCGGTCTGTTCCTGTATCTTTTTAATCTCGATAAAAAAATTTCTAAGCTGGAAAAGGAAAGTAAATAA